The Devosia sp. A16 genome includes a window with the following:
- a CDS encoding carbohydrate ABC transporter permease, giving the protein MTALTLDYADRDGASARRRWAVSRVAIYALLALFALVYAVPALLVFFNSFRDGEEVFRNGIIAIPESFSFDNYRRAWNDACVSGMCRGLGPNFLNSLIITVPATIATTVLGALNGYVLSKWKFRGSEFIFVMIFLGIFLPSQIALLPWAWIIGQLGLQNNVLGLLLIHTVMGISFATLFFRNFYTGVPTEIIKAAQVDGAGFWRIFLRVMLPLSGPIIAVTVIWQFTQIWNEYLYGMVFTSGTQQPITAAIMGVRAGGSAATVMMAIVPPLLVYLIGGKYFVRGLTQGALK; this is encoded by the coding sequence GTGACCGCCCTGACGCTCGACTATGCCGACCGCGACGGCGCCAGCGCCCGTCGCCGGTGGGCCGTGTCGCGCGTCGCGATCTATGCCCTGCTGGCGCTGTTTGCCCTGGTCTATGCAGTGCCGGCGCTGCTGGTGTTCTTCAATTCGTTCCGGGATGGCGAGGAGGTGTTTCGCAACGGCATCATCGCCATCCCGGAGAGTTTTTCGTTCGACAACTACCGGCGCGCCTGGAACGATGCCTGCGTCAGCGGCATGTGCCGCGGGCTCGGGCCCAACTTCCTCAACTCGCTGATCATCACCGTGCCGGCGACCATCGCCACCACCGTCCTCGGGGCGCTGAACGGCTATGTGCTGAGCAAGTGGAAGTTTCGGGGCTCCGAATTCATCTTCGTGATGATCTTCCTCGGCATCTTTCTGCCCAGCCAGATCGCGCTGCTGCCTTGGGCCTGGATCATCGGTCAGCTCGGCCTGCAGAACAACGTGCTGGGTCTGTTGCTGATCCATACGGTGATGGGGATCTCGTTTGCGACGCTGTTCTTCCGCAACTTCTACACGGGCGTGCCGACCGAGATCATCAAGGCTGCGCAGGTCGACGGGGCCGGCTTCTGGCGCATCTTCCTGCGTGTGATGCTGCCGCTCTCGGGACCGATCATCGCGGTCACGGTGATCTGGCAGTTCACCCAGATCTGGAACGAGTACCTCTACGGCATGGTGTTCACCTCGGGGACGCAGCAGCCGATCACCGCGGCGATCATGGGGGTGCGGGCCGGCGGTTCGGCGGCCACGGTGATGATGGCGATCGTTCCGCCGCTGCTGGTGTATCTGATCGGCGGCAAGTACTTTGTGCGCGGACTCACCCAAGGGGCACTGAAGTAG